From Candidatus Cloacimonadota bacterium, the proteins below share one genomic window:
- a CDS encoding methyltransferase domain-containing protein, whose protein sequence is MSSKRSFRINSWKDKDVEYHWDSAADIYVKENERVKDTHAQRFRETIPLLRLKEGSRILNITSRDCEANDFILKANPHVSIENAEISQGLINVAARLRPEAKQTKISSYSELPYEDSCFDRILSLETLEHVSEPINFLKELYRVSTPEALLVLSCPPLTSEIPYQIYTCLFGGHGEGPHRFLPSPEVKEMFKETGWKLIYHKGTVLLPVGPKILREWSEKLIIKFQDTWLSELGIRQIYVCEKN, encoded by the coding sequence ATGAGTAGTAAAAGATCATTCCGGATCAATTCCTGGAAAGACAAAGATGTCGAGTATCACTGGGATTCGGCAGCAGATATCTATGTTAAGGAAAATGAGAGAGTAAAGGATACTCATGCCCAGAGATTCAGAGAAACTATCCCCTTGCTCCGATTAAAAGAGGGATCAAGAATTCTGAACATCACCAGCAGGGATTGTGAAGCAAATGACTTTATTCTTAAGGCAAATCCTCATGTTAGCATAGAAAATGCAGAGATATCACAGGGTTTAATAAATGTGGCTGCCCGTTTAAGACCCGAAGCTAAGCAGACAAAGATATCTTCCTATTCAGAATTACCTTATGAAGATTCCTGTTTTGATAGAATTCTCTCATTAGAGACTCTGGAGCATGTATCAGAGCCGATCAACTTTTTAAAAGAACTATATCGAGTATCAACTCCCGAAGCTCTACTGGTTTTAAGTTGCCCCCCCTTAACAAGTGAGATCCCCTATCAGATCTATACTTGCCTCTTTGGTGGACATGGCGAAGGACCACATCGTTTTCTTCCTTCGCCAGAGGTGAAAGAGATGTTCAAAGAAACCGGTTGGAAACTTATATATCATAAAGGTACGGTCTTGCTGCCGGTAGGACCTAAAATATTACGTGAATGGTCAGAAAAATTGATCATTAAATTTCAAGATACCTGGTTATCAGAATTAGGGATCAGGCAGATATACGTTTGTGAAAAAAATTGA
- a CDS encoding glycosyltransferase family 2 protein yields MKYEFDVSVIIPAYNEEVGIKNTLEKLTNLSFNKKVEVIVVNDGSTDRTAEISKQFSVRVINHTINKGYGASLKTGIRKAKGEKVIFMDSDGQHDPSYLPQMIEMLDDYEMVIGERDKDSHQVKSRLVGKTFIRLIGEYLVSQKLPDYNSGLRGFHRDLIFRMLHVMPNGFSFSTTSTLAFLKEGYQIGTFPITVKEREGRTSSVKFFKDGAKTLLLLTRVIMLFNPLKIFFPVSVFITTFGFFWGLSNYIHVQRFSNTGVILCIIGVLIFLIGLLADQIAILNRK; encoded by the coding sequence ATGAAGTATGAATTTGATGTTTCAGTGATAATTCCTGCCTATAATGAAGAAGTGGGAATAAAGAATACTCTTGAGAAACTGACTAACCTGAGTTTTAATAAAAAAGTTGAAGTTATTGTAGTTAATGATGGATCAACCGACAGGACAGCCGAGATCTCAAAGCAATTTTCTGTAAGAGTTATCAACCATACGATCAACAAGGGATATGGTGCTTCATTGAAAACAGGCATCAGAAAAGCAAAAGGGGAAAAGGTAATTTTTATGGATAGTGACGGACAGCATGACCCATCTTATCTACCTCAAATGATCGAAATGTTAGATGATTATGAAATGGTGATCGGAGAGCGCGATAAAGATTCACATCAGGTTAAATCACGACTTGTCGGTAAAACATTTATCCGGCTGATCGGCGAGTATCTTGTAAGTCAGAAGTTACCCGACTATAACTCGGGATTACGTGGCTTCCATCGTGATCTAATTTTTAGGATGCTGCATGTCATGCCTAATGGTTTCTCGTTTTCAACAACATCTACGTTAGCATTCTTAAAAGAGGGTTATCAGATCGGAACTTTTCCCATCACCGTGAAAGAGAGAGAGGGAAGAACAAGCAGTGTAAAATTCTTTAAGGATGGGGCAAAGACTCTTCTCTTGCTAACAAGGGTAATTATGCTCTTTAATCCGTTAAAAATATTCTTTCCTGTAAGTGTTTTTATAACCACTTTCGGCTTTTTTTGGGGGTTATCTAATTATATTCATGTTCAGAGGTTTTCTAATACAGGGGTAATCCTCTGTATCATAGGTGTTTTGATTTTCCTTATCGGACTACTGGCAGATCAGATAGCTATTCTTAACAGGAAATGA